The genomic DNA GAAAAGGGTTGCCGGGTATATACAGCAGAAGAAGGCTTCTCAGCCGTTGGATGAGAGGTCGGCCGGTTGTGTATTCAAGAACCCCCCGGACCGCAGTGCAGGAAAACTGATTGAAGATGCCGGCTGTAAAGGCATGAGGATCGGGGATATAGAGGTAAGCGCAAGGCATGCGAATTTCTTCATAAATCTGGGTGAGGGAAGGGCCGTGGACTTCCTGAAGTTAATGAATGAAGTCTTCGGGCGTGTGCTTGATTTCCATGGCATAACCCTTGTGCCGGAGATAAGGATTATCGGAAGGAGGCCGGAGGAGTCCCGTGCCGGGTGAATTAAGGATACAACTGAAGGGCCTCAGGATAGGTGTTATAGCCGGAGGCGTTTCCGCTGAAAGGGAGGTCTCCTTAAAAAGCGGTGAGGCCGTTTATAATGCCCTCCTTGAGAGAGGATATAATGCGATCTTTATAGACATGGGAGATAACGTTTGCGAGGATTTAAAAGACAAGCCGGTTGATGTGGCGTTCATTGTTTTACATGGAGGATGGGGTGAGGACGGCTCGATACAGGGTATGCTTGAGATTATGGGCATTCCTTATACCGGTTCGGGGGTGCTTGCATCGGCGCTTGCCATGGACAAGGAGGCCTCAAAGAAGATGTTTGTGTACCATGGTCTCACGGTACCGCCCTGTGTCGTGGGTGGTCTGAAAGGGCGGGGTGCTGAAGATACCCTCAAGGCAGTTAAGGCTGAACTGTCACCACCCTGGGTTGTGAAGCCTGTCCGGGAAGGTTCGAGTGTGGGTGTGAGTATTGCAGAGACAGAGGGGGATCTTGGGGATGCCCTTACAGGGGCGTCCAGGTTCGGCGGCAGGGTGATGGTCGAGACCTATATAAAGGGTGCCGAGGTACAGATAGGTATACTTGGAGACAGGGTTCTGGGCGGGGTCGAGGTAAGGCCGAAAAGCAGATTCTATGACTACAAGGCGAAGTATACCCCGGGTTTTACGGAGTATGTCCTCCCACCGGGGATTGATGAGAAACTCTATTGCATGACAAAGGAGTCTGCTTACAGCGCTCACAGTGCCCTGGGATGCACGGGGGCTACCCGTGTGGACCTGCTTATCGACGACAGGGAACGGGTATATGTGCTTGAGGTGAATACAATACCGGGAATGACGGAAACATCGCTTCTGCCGAAGATTGCCGGACTCTCGGGCTATGACTTTACCACCCTCATTGAAGAGATCCTTATAGATGGGATCAACAACAGGGTATGAAAAGAAAAAACAAGAAAAAACAGAACAGGATAAAACCCCGGAGCGGTAAGTTGTGGGCCGTTATACTCAGGCTGCTGTTGTCAAGGTTCGCAGTCAAGTCCTGTATGCTGGTCGTTTTCCTGCTCCTGGTGTTTCTCTCGGTAAGGTTTGTTATCAGGGCCTTTACCGTGGAG from bacterium BMS3Abin08 includes the following:
- the ddl gene encoding D-alanine--D-alanine ligase, with the protein product MPGELRIQLKGLRIGVIAGGVSAEREVSLKSGEAVYNALLERGYNAIFIDMGDNVCEDLKDKPVDVAFIVLHGGWGEDGSIQGMLEIMGIPYTGSGVLASALAMDKEASKKMFVYHGLTVPPCVVGGLKGRGAEDTLKAVKAELSPPWVVKPVREGSSVGVSIAETEGDLGDALTGASRFGGRVMVETYIKGAEVQIGILGDRVLGGVEVRPKSRFYDYKAKYTPGFTEYVLPPGIDEKLYCMTKESAYSAHSALGCTGATRVDLLIDDRERVYVLEVNTIPGMTETSLLPKIAGLSGYDFTTLIEEILIDGINNRV